The region GAAGTGTGTCACGTATTGCCTCAGGGACTCTCGCTCTGCTTGGCGTACATTGAGAAGATGCCCAGTTGGCTTCTTGTGTCATTGTCCACCAATGAAATGACAAACAAAACCTTTGTTAAGCTGGTCGAAGTTCGTAATGTTGCCTGAGGTTAGCTTGTCAAACCACCCTAGCTGCGCCCTTTAGCATTGTTGGGAAGACCCTGCACATTACTTCATTTGGGGTCATCTATAAAAGCATCAAAGTCTTGAACGACTCAATTTGATCCAAGGGATCTCTTGAGCCGTCAAAGGACTCCAGTTAGGGAAGAGGAAACTTCGGTGGGAATGGGCGGTTCAATACTTTTGTGGTGAATGGTGAATCCGTCCTTCGGATCATTTTGTCTAAGCTCTCTACGACTCTATCTTTTACTGCATTCTTGAGTTCACCGATCTCCCTCCTTATATTACGAAGCTCGCTCTCCATTCTGGACAAGTTTTCCTCTAACGTTCTCGTCCTCTTGTTGGCCTGGCTATCCGATCCTTCCTTATTATGGTTTCCTTCGATCCTCTAATGCTCTTCTTCATTCTGGTTCTCCATGGTTTGCTGTCGTTCCTCATTCTGGGATTCAGCAGCTCTCCTCAACTTTTCATTCTAGCGAGTCACTTCTTCCAAGCTGGCTGTTAGGGCTTGGATTTGTTGTGCACTTGTTTGGCATCCATCTCGTGCTATGAGGTTCTCTTTTGTTACTTAGGGAAGATGGCCTAAATGATCAGTGattcccacagacagcgccaaactaatgatgcaaaaaatcacCAAGTTGAGGACCTCATCTCACTGGATGGATAATCCCATGACGGGTCGTGTCTTCGGTCCAAACCTGCAAGAAAGCTTGAGAAAGAAGTGTAATAAACTGGTGTAGTGTTTGCCAAAAACACTCTGATGCTTAAGTcagaaaggaagaaaatgatttaaagagaaaaaatgactTTGGAGCAGTTTTTGGATGAGTAATTGTGTGTACCTTTGGATTATattgtctctttcttttatagttGTTTTCCTGTTTTTATTGATAATGAATTCTAGTATTTAtggacaacggctagtatgTCATTAATAGGAACTTTGAAGTTTATAACTCACTTGTTACCATTGCTCTATCCATTACGTTTCACCATCAATACACGCACTAAATGTATAGCGCTCATTTTGGTCATCATTGACATGGAACGACGATCCCAAGTTATTTTTGACTCATCATATAGTAAGTAATTGGCTTAACTCTTTAAATTGTACATTCTTCCAAATTGCAATTTCACAACGTGGCATAAAGAGTTCATCCTAGGTTGTCCTTGTGGGCTGCCTCAGGGCACCCATGTgataacaaaacaaaagaaaaagttgtactGTGTATCCTGATTTTTTGGGCATAGATGGAAAGGTGTCTGCAGACACAGTAAGTTCCCAGTCCATATGTGTCTGAATCTGGAAAATAGTACTTATTTGGAAAATACAACTCCACCAACCAAACCCCCGGAAGCTTCACGATAGCCCTCGGTTCCTCTGTTCCACTTGTGTTGTGTATGACAAAGCCAGAAGAATTTCCATTTCTGTAGAATGGAAGAAATATGGAGAGCATTATCTGGCCCATTCCCAAAGAGTCATAAATAGTATGGACCCACATGCTTTCAACTTGACCTAACTCAGTTGAGCCACTTATCCAATTATATAATTCCAAGATATTTTCATTGATTGATTACTATGTGCTCCCCGCTCCTTCCAGACCATCCAAAAAGGCCAAAAACTATGTCCTCCAATGGTAATTGCCTAATAGGACAACCCACTCTCTCAACCGTCACTACTTCATCTCTCTCCTTTATTTCCCTGACCACCAATCACCTCCTTTTCTCTCCAAATCTTATCCAATTCACCACCACCAACCTTGTAGCAATCATCGAGCTCTACAACACAGTCCACTCCTTAATAACACAAGTTTCGTAGAAAAGAAAATCCCACTTTTTCTATATTGTGCATAACATTTTGACACAAAATTCTGGGataattccatttttttcccaTCTGGGTCATGGCCTTTTTCACTGTATCGAAATGTTTTCTTAGCCTAAGTTGACTCATAATATTCCAAACCATACccaatttttgtcattttggtctGAAATGGAAGAACAAAATGTGCAACAAACTACCAGCAATCTTAATCCTCCAAGAAACATTCTGTTCGGAAAATACGAGATGGGAAGGGTATTAGGCCAAGGCACCTTTGCCAAAGTCTACTACGGCAAGAACCTCATCAGCAACGAAAGCGTTGCAATCAAGGTCATCAACAAGGACCACATCAAGAGAGAAGGCTTAATGGAACAAATCAAGCGAGAGATCTCTATCATGCGCTTGGTTCGCCACCCAAATATAGTTGAACTGGAGGAAGTCATGGCTACCAAGGGAAAGATATACTTCGTGATGGAATATGTGAAAGGTGGTGAGTTGTTTGCCAAAGTAGCAAAGGGAAAGCTCAAGGAAGACTTGGCAAGAAAGTATTTTCAACAGTTAGTTAGCGCAGTTGATTTCTGTCATAGCCGTGGTGTTTCACACCGAGACTTGAAGCCCGAAAATCTTCTTCTGGATGATAACAAGGACTTGAAAGTTTCTGATTTTGGCTTGTCCGCACTGCCTGAACAGCTCTGGAATGATGGTTTGCTACACACACGCTGTGGCACACCAGCTTATGTGGCTCCTGAAGTGTTGAGAAAAAAAGGGTATGATGGAGCTAAGGCTGATATATGGTCTTGTGGTGTGATTCTCTTTGTTTTGCTTGCTGGGTATTTGCCATTTCAAGCTGAGAATGTTATGAAAATGTATAGGAAGGTTTTCAAGGCTGAGTATGATTTTCCTCAATGGTTTTCCACTGATGCAAAGAGGTTGATATCTGAGCTCCTTGTTTCTGATCCAGAAAAGAGAATTTCAATCCCGGGGATTATGCAAAATCCTTGGTTCCAAAAGGGGTTTTCAAAGCCAATCGCTATTTCAATCCCAGAGCCAGTGGGAGAGACCAATGACAAGGATGATGATAAGATTATTGAGgaaatggaattggaaaaaaCGACTTCTTCGTCACCGCCCTTTTATAACGCTTTTGAGTTCATTTCTTCCATGTCTTCAGGTTTCGATCTGTCGAGTTTGTTcgaaaaaaagaggaaatccGGGTCAATGTTCACATCCAAATGCTCGGCAGCAGCTATTGTTGCAAAGTTGGAAGCTGTGGCGAAGAGGCTGAATTTTAGTGTGGGTGTGAAGGAATTCAAGGTGAAAATGCAGGGGAAAATGGAAGGGAGGAAAGGGAAGTTGGCTGTGACGGCGGAGGTGTTCGAGGTGGCGCCAGAGGTGGCGGTGGTCGAATTCTCAAAGTCGGCCGGAGACACTCTTGAGTACAAGAAGTTCTGTGAGGAAGATGTGAGGCCAGCGCTCAAAGACATTGTTTGGAGTTGGCAGGGTGAGAATAATTGTCACCAACTTTAAGGGGCTTTATAGTAAGTCCAATACGATCACATAGACCTAATTTAGAAACATAGAAtctgtagttttttttttcttttttttttttggtattgtgaaTTGTAATGCTGTGTTTTGTGATAggtatatattttgatgaatgagtAAGAATGTATATGATGATTGAATGATGGGTAATTTCTGACAGGTGAAGGTGAAGGATATTCATATTAGGTAAGAGCATCTTCAATAGATTaggtaaatttttgtaatttttgtattgtttggggAATAAATAGTGACTTTTATCTTTTAGCTACctacttttttaaatacactttccaacagattttttatctcattctctatcttatttaaatattatttgttcattcattattatttttttttaataactatacatcttccaatatttttttattcaataccttattattataatagaaaaaatatatttgaagaatgaacagtagctcattaGGCTTGATGAACTATTATTGATaagtcaaaaaaatttcaggtaTAGAGAGTCTGTTGAAGagtcattttgtgggtttactCTCTATAATAGAGAGTATTTTATGTTTAGAGAGCCTATTAGAGATGCTCAAAGGGGAATTATTCTAGCCATGGtaaaatcaacccaaacttATTTGTCTATTCAAACTCACCCAGTTAAATAAGATTCAAATTCATCTAATTATTAATTGGATTAAATGAATATTAACCCAATTAAACTCAGTTAACATTAATGTTTATTAGATTTTAACTAGATACCTAATTATGAACCAagtattatttttacaaatcacCCAACTCTAAAATACCCTAAAACTactaaaaataccaaaattcccattaaaccttaaaaaattaccaaaatacctccttaaaccttaaaaaaaaaaaaaaaaaaaaaaaaaaaaaaaaaaaaaaattgacataaatAACCTCCCGAAACCTAAAATTGACCAAATTACCCcctaacctaaaaaatgacttaaatacccccaaaacctacaaaatgactgaaatacctcttaaaacctagaaaatgaccgAATATcctcgaaacctataaaattacccaaatactcctaaaacttaaaaaatgaccaaaatacccctgcaaactaaaaaaaaatgactgaaatactcCCGTAtgcctaaaaaatgaccaaaataccccctgaaacctaaagagaaagaccaaaataccctccaaaacctaaaatgactaaaataccctcaaaacctaaaaatgatgGAAGACacttgaaacataaaaaatgattgaaatatcctcgaaacctaaatatgatcgaaatacccatgaaacctaagaaaattaccgaaatactTCCGAAACCTAAAagatgactaaaatacccccgaaatctaaaaataaccaaaatacctactcaaaattaagaaaaaaaaattaaaaaaatgactaaaatacttccaaaacttcaaaaatgactaaaaatcctcaaaacctaaaatatgactgaaatacccctaaaatctAAATATGACCAGAATACtcatgaaacctaaaaaatgatcgaaataccctcaaaacctaaaaaagaccaaaatactcttgaaaccaaaaaatgaccaaaatacctcctaaaacttaaaaaaaaaaaaatgaccaagatacccttgaaacctaaaaaatgaccaaaatacccctaaacataaaaaaaaaaatggcgaaATACCCTCGAACTTttataatgaccaaaatatctcctaaaactaaaaaatgaccaaaatatcctcaaaacctaaaaaatgaccaaaataccccctaaacataaaatatgatGAAATACCACCGAAACCTTTataatgaccgaaataccccctaaaactaaaaaatgactaaaaatacccccgaaacctagaaaatgaccaaaatactcctaaacataaaaaaaaaaaatgaccgaaatgcCTCTGAAACCTTTATAATGACCTAAATACCCCCGAaatctataaaatgaccaaaatgcccctcaaaacctaaaaaatgccaaaataccccaaacttttaaaatgaccaaaaaccctcaaaaccttaaaaattaccgaaataccatcaaaccaataaaatgacaaaaacacccctaaacctttaaaataaccaaagtacacccaaaatctctaaaatgaccaaaaataaccTAAATcctataaaattaccaaaaaaaacccctaaaaaCTATAAACCTgtaaaacgaccaaaatacccctcaaaatatataaaatgaccaaaatgccacAAAACCCATAAGATGAACATGAAAGTtcatatatgtgtataaacacccttgaacgtttagacccccaaattacaactgtaaggacacgattcctttgcggcccactaacatttttgggctcacgcaataaaggtccctcacaatatgatttgtagagaatgggcttGAAAACCTAGCCGCTGGCCAAgtggcgatgcccggtcatggctttagaggaagctctaaggcgtcgtaccccgtgggatggagctcctcggagctgatccgaggaccttttgagatcttatcccggttacccaacgacggGATTTCTTCCGTGAAGTCCAGTCTTGTTGAGATGTTTCCCCACGtaatcttccttttttctttggggCTGGGCCTCCCCCTTGTGatttacttacttccttattttatactagcttgcattcgctatccttcgtccacgtgtagggtcagtctttacaaacactgacatttgtcccatcagtccaatcccggaattgttaaggatggtttgataaaactgtagagtacggctctgtcaggcgttgggtcttatctggaagggtagtaaggataacctccccaaggtatcttggatctccttacgaattcgtccctataccagtttcacccctttgttctggtgggactatggatctgccgaggactacactgtcctcggctgcctcccaaaattcttttgtgctctgcgttgtagagcttgggccacagctctcctcggattgggccttcggactctctaagggcaaatgggcctggtccacgaattgttgggccccacaatagcccctcaaaacccttctgtccgacttccgggttggaaaggagggttttggcaaacccgggccctcaatatggcccatttagtttgaccccgcatttatgtgagcggtttcccaggaagtcagccggttttcaagggattccgtttaatccgctcgtgatctactcctgccgcttggatgtcccagacgcgcccttaaatgaattccctttacgaggcacatttatgtccggcggctcatctgataaggtggggaaacgGAACGGGCGCCTCTTttctcttcagattcttttggaaactttgaACGCATTTAATTCcatccgttttgcccttcctataagaaggcaagcaggtgGCAGTGACTTTCGTacagactcctctccttccttctgaaatctgaaatccGCATCCCCCTTTAGCGTCcacttagcccgtttgttatacatCATATCCGCATACGCCctccataacgaatgatgaaggaaacacgctcctcctcaaaacaccatattctgacaaaacttgaaatggctcggtcagggcaagggtggcgcagacttaagatctgtcccgcctctcttttagccaaaatccgaagcaggggctcgtcatgtcgacttctcggcgtgactgagtcgagaacaaccaagaccagcaccacccggctcctcacgagcgtacctaatatggcaccagcgtgttaggagtcagggctgaggcaggggctaagtgcttctgcttctccctcttttgctccctggtgccctcccccgccttcttcttatagtcttcccagcaccagttccgttctggtgctttctcttttccctcttttgctccttttctttctttttatctcttctctcttcttctcctccttccttactcatgtcctccatcttcttcattcatctcctccatcttcttcattgatttcttccttactatttccttcttcttcgttttttttttaaagtgagttcttctcttagcATGAGCAACAATgtggcagagattggagagacttcgaagacaagtttaaaaggcgcttgactgtttgcttatctgtactgtggatgttagtgctacttcggcagcccctcttttgtataggcttattgaagcccctttttgtacgttgtaataatttttcatattaataaaagttgtttctatttcactctgcatgttctgtctctttatttttataaatttgcaaatgctgttcggctcaataatatcgcatttaaatcaatgacgactaagaccaaaatacttaataataaaaaggtgtTGCCATAATTTCAATAGAAGTGCTCGGCATAATAAAGCAGAccagtaaaaagtaatacttaccccctgctagccgaggagagaaacgaaggcttgatgccgtgtgaggaataaccgtTTCAAAACATACCACCCACTAAATGAACAGACCTCTTAGGTCATTGTatactggggcgttccaccaccttccttgcTCCTTCGTTGGGCCTAACCCTTtagggtgtttaagccgtggatgaaatGACCTGACCTTTTTATCCAGTAGCCCATATTGCGAAgtccaaaccttt is a window of Quercus lobata isolate SW786 unplaced genomic scaffold, ValleyOak3.0 Primary Assembly Scq3eQI_210, whole genome shotgun sequence DNA encoding:
- the LOC115973540 gene encoding CBL-interacting serine/threonine-protein kinase 5-like; the protein is MEEQNVQQTTSNLNPPRNILFGKYEMGRVLGQGTFAKVYYGKNLISNESVAIKVINKDHIKREGLMEQIKREISIMRLVRHPNIVELEEVMATKGKIYFVMEYVKGGELFAKVAKGKLKEDLARKYFQQLVSAVDFCHSRGVSHRDLKPENLLLDDNKDLKVSDFGLSALPEQLWNDGLLHTRCGTPAYVAPEVLRKKGYDGAKADIWSCGVILFVLLAGYLPFQAENVMKMYRKVFKAEYDFPQWFSTDAKRLISELLVSDPEKRISIPGIMQNPWFQKGFSKPIAISIPEPVGETNDKDDDKIIEEMELEKTTSSSPPFYNAFEFISSMSSGFDLSSLFEKKRKSGSMFTSKCSAAAIVAKLEAVAKRLNFSVGVKEFKVKMQGKMEGRKGKLAVTAEVFEVAPEVAVVEFSKSAGDTLEYKKFCEEDVRPALKDIVWSWQGENNCHQL